In Chrysoperla carnea chromosome 2, inChrCarn1.1, whole genome shotgun sequence, the following proteins share a genomic window:
- the LOC123293573 gene encoding protein stunted-like: MSAWRAAGLSYINFSQIAARCVRKALKPELRNEAAKREESHIKFTDWKDGKSQKSA; encoded by the coding sequence atgagtgCCTGGAGAGCCGCTGGACTTAGCTACatcaatttttcacaaattgCTGCTAGATGTGTACGTAAAGCACTAAAACCAGAATTACGAAATGAAGCTGCAAAGCGAGAGGAGTCACACATCAAATTTACTGATTGGAAAGAtggaaaatcacaaaaatcagCTTAA